One genomic window of Rhodothermales bacterium includes the following:
- a CDS encoding four helix bundle protein encodes MNNLHTRFFEFAVALANCVEQMPGTYLGRHIAHQLIRSGTAPLANYAEAGAAESRRDFIHKMGICLKELRESVTWLQLAERLALGNPEALAAVRDEAQQLTRITAQCILTARKRLNNNPP; translated from the coding sequence ATGAACAACCTACACACGCGCTTCTTCGAATTCGCTGTTGCTCTGGCGAATTGTGTCGAGCAAATGCCAGGCACATACCTGGGTAGACATATCGCACATCAACTGATTCGGAGCGGTACCGCACCTCTGGCCAATTATGCGGAGGCCGGAGCCGCGGAGAGTAGGCGTGATTTCATTCATAAGATGGGCATCTGCCTGAAAGAACTCCGTGAATCGGTGACCTGGCTTCAACTTGCCGAACGCCTGGCACTGGGCAACCCAGAAGCACTCGCTGCCGTGCGCGATGAGGCACAACAACTTACGCGAATAACGGCTCAGTGCATACTGACCGCAAGAAAGCGCCTAAACAACAACCCGCCCTAA